A section of the Pimelobacter simplex genome encodes:
- the dnaE gene encoding DNA polymerase III subunit alpha has protein sequence MAADAGDFVHLHVHTEYSMLDGASLLDGLFTRVNDLGMSSIAMTDHGNLHGAYDFYSKANKYGVKPIIGIEAYITPGTPRGERRRVRWGKANGADGAEEGGNDVAGGGAYTHMTMWAENTEGMHNLFRLSSRSSLEGYFYKPRMDKEILAEHSKGLIVSTGCPSGAIQTRLRLGQYDEALREGSELQDIFGKENVFLELMDHGISIEKRVRDDLIRLGKDLGIPPIATNDSHYNNPDDADAHDALICVASGKRLSDPNRLKFDGGGYYIKSAAEMRELWADRFGMPEACDNTVAIAERCNVEFTESTGGYMARAEVPAGETEESWFRKEVWRGIEARYPGDRLDQEVKDRVEMELAIISQKGYCGYYLVVADFIQWSKRNGIRVGPGRGSGAGSIAAYALSITDLCPLEHGLFFERFLNPERPSMPDFDIDFDDARRGEVIQYVSDKYGAERVAQIATFGRLKSKAAIKDAARVLDHGFAIGDKITKAMPPDVMGKGVPLKEIFNADHKRYNDGGEFRALYESDGDVRTIYQTALGLEGQIRNWGVHAAGVIMSSEPLIDIVPIMARPQDGAVITQFDYPMCESLGLVKMDFLGLSNLRILEDALGNIKANRDEDVVLEELPFDDLATYQLMGRGDTLGVFQLDGGGMRALLRSMQPDKFADITAVSALYRPGPMGADSHNKYARRKNGREEIEPIHPALAEALEPVLGETYGLIVYQEQVMAIAQVLAGFTLGAADNLRRAMGKKKKEELDKQYAGFQAGMLERGYPQKAIDQLWEILLPFSDYAFNKSHSAAYGVITYWTAYLKANYPTEYMAALLTSVKDDKDKMAIYLNECRRMKIQVLPPDVNESAHNFTAVGQDIRFGLTAIRNVGSNVVDGVVETRSTQDRFTDFNDFLSKVPASVCNKRVIDSLIKAGAFDDMKHKRRALVAIHETAVDQYVDIKRNEAIGQDSLFAGLGDDDDGSGGFGVSVAIPDLDEWDKMTLLGHEREMLGLYVSDHPLLGLEHVLSNGTDCTIGQLVTDEDRPHNSTVTVAGLVTGIQRKITKNGDPWATVTLEDLEGGIDVLLFPSSYRLAAPYLTEDAIIRVRGQLDTERDTAQLRGQEVTVPDLERSSDGPVVISLPSTRCTGPVVAQLREVLSTHAGLTEVRLQLLSRDSTKLMRLGDNLRVTPSSALFADLKQLLGPGCLAG, from the coding sequence ATGGCTGCTGACGCCGGGGACTTCGTCCACCTGCACGTCCACACCGAGTACTCCATGCTCGACGGGGCGTCGCTTCTCGACGGGCTGTTCACGCGCGTCAACGACCTCGGCATGTCGTCGATCGCGATGACCGACCACGGCAACCTGCACGGCGCCTACGACTTCTACTCCAAGGCCAACAAGTACGGCGTCAAGCCGATCATCGGCATCGAGGCCTACATCACCCCCGGTACGCCGCGCGGCGAGCGCCGCCGCGTCCGCTGGGGCAAGGCCAACGGCGCCGACGGTGCCGAGGAGGGCGGCAACGACGTCGCCGGCGGTGGCGCCTACACCCACATGACGATGTGGGCCGAGAACACCGAGGGCATGCACAACCTGTTCCGGCTCTCGTCGCGCTCGAGCCTGGAGGGCTACTTCTACAAGCCGCGGATGGACAAGGAGATCCTCGCCGAGCACAGCAAGGGCCTCATCGTCTCCACCGGCTGCCCCAGCGGCGCGATCCAGACCCGGCTCCGGCTGGGCCAGTACGACGAGGCGCTGCGCGAGGGCTCCGAGCTGCAGGACATCTTCGGCAAGGAGAACGTCTTCCTCGAGCTGATGGACCACGGCATCTCCATCGAGAAGCGGGTCCGCGACGACCTGATCCGGCTCGGCAAGGACCTCGGGATCCCGCCGATCGCCACCAACGACTCCCACTACAACAACCCCGACGACGCCGACGCCCACGACGCCCTGATCTGCGTCGCCTCCGGCAAGCGCCTCTCCGACCCCAACCGGCTCAAGTTCGACGGCGGCGGCTACTACATCAAGTCCGCGGCCGAGATGCGCGAGCTGTGGGCCGACCGGTTCGGCATGCCCGAGGCCTGCGACAACACCGTCGCCATCGCCGAGCGCTGCAACGTCGAGTTCACCGAGTCCACCGGCGGCTACATGGCCCGGGCCGAGGTGCCCGCGGGCGAGACCGAGGAGTCCTGGTTCCGCAAGGAGGTCTGGCGCGGCATCGAGGCGCGCTACCCCGGCGACCGGCTCGACCAGGAGGTCAAGGACCGGGTCGAGATGGAGCTCGCGATCATCTCGCAGAAGGGCTACTGCGGCTACTACCTCGTGGTCGCCGACTTCATCCAGTGGTCCAAGCGCAACGGCATCCGGGTGGGTCCGGGGCGTGGCTCCGGTGCGGGCTCGATCGCGGCCTACGCGCTGAGCATCACCGACCTGTGCCCGCTGGAGCACGGCCTGTTCTTCGAGCGCTTCCTCAACCCCGAGCGTCCCTCGATGCCCGACTTCGACATCGACTTCGACGATGCCCGCCGTGGCGAGGTCATCCAGTACGTCAGCGACAAGTACGGCGCCGAGCGCGTCGCCCAGATCGCCACCTTCGGCCGGCTCAAGTCCAAGGCCGCGATCAAGGACGCCGCGCGCGTGCTCGACCACGGCTTCGCGATCGGCGACAAGATCACCAAGGCGATGCCGCCCGACGTCATGGGCAAGGGCGTGCCGCTCAAGGAGATCTTCAACGCCGACCACAAGCGCTACAACGACGGCGGCGAGTTCCGCGCGCTCTACGAGTCCGACGGCGACGTCCGCACGATCTACCAGACGGCGCTGGGCCTCGAGGGCCAGATCCGCAACTGGGGCGTGCACGCGGCCGGCGTGATCATGTCCAGCGAGCCGCTCATCGACATCGTGCCGATCATGGCCCGTCCCCAGGACGGCGCGGTGATCACCCAGTTCGACTACCCGATGTGCGAGTCGCTGGGCCTGGTCAAGATGGACTTCCTGGGTCTGTCCAACCTGCGCATCCTCGAGGACGCCCTCGGCAACATCAAAGCCAACCGGGACGAGGACGTCGTCCTCGAGGAGCTGCCCTTCGACGACCTGGCCACCTACCAGCTGATGGGTCGCGGTGACACCCTCGGCGTCTTCCAGCTCGATGGTGGCGGCATGCGGGCCCTGCTGCGCTCGATGCAGCCCGACAAGTTCGCCGACATCACCGCCGTCTCCGCGCTCTACCGCCCGGGCCCGATGGGCGCCGACTCCCACAACAAGTACGCACGCCGCAAGAACGGCCGCGAGGAGATCGAGCCGATCCACCCGGCGCTCGCCGAGGCGCTCGAGCCGGTGCTGGGTGAGACCTACGGCCTGATCGTCTACCAGGAGCAGGTGATGGCCATCGCCCAGGTGCTGGCCGGCTTCACCCTGGGTGCCGCCGACAACCTGCGCCGCGCGATGGGCAAGAAGAAGAAGGAGGAGCTCGACAAGCAGTACGCCGGGTTCCAGGCCGGCATGCTCGAGCGGGGCTACCCGCAGAAGGCGATCGACCAGCTCTGGGAGATCCTGCTCCCGTTCTCCGACTACGCCTTCAACAAGTCGCACTCGGCCGCCTACGGCGTCATCACCTACTGGACGGCGTACCTCAAGGCGAACTACCCGACCGAGTACATGGCCGCGCTCCTCACGTCCGTCAAGGACGACAAGGACAAGATGGCCATCTACCTCAACGAGTGCCGCCGGATGAAGATCCAGGTGCTGCCGCCCGACGTCAACGAGTCCGCGCACAACTTCACCGCCGTCGGCCAGGACATCCGCTTCGGCCTCACCGCCATCCGCAACGTCGGCTCCAATGTCGTCGACGGCGTGGTCGAGACCCGCAGCACCCAGGACCGGTTCACCGACTTCAACGACTTCCTGTCCAAGGTCCCCGCCTCGGTGTGCAACAAGCGGGTCATCGACTCGCTGATCAAGGCCGGCGCCTTCGACGACATGAAGCACAAGCGGCGCGCGCTGGTGGCGATCCACGAGACCGCCGTCGACCAGTACGTCGACATCAAGCGCAACGAGGCGATCGGCCAGGACTCGCTCTTCGCCGGTCTCGGTGACGACGACGACGGCAGCGGCGGATTCGGCGTGAGCGTGGCCATCCCCGACCTCGACGAGTGGGACAAGATGACCCTGCTCGGCCACGAGCGGGAGATGCTCGGCCTCTACGTCTCCGACCACCCGCTGCTCGGCCTGGAGCACGTGCTGTCCAACGGCACCGACTGCACCATCGGCCAGCTGGTCACCGACGAGGACCGCCCGCACAACTCCACGGTCACCGTGGCCGGCCTGGTCACCGGCATCCAGCGCAAGATCACCAAGAACGGCGACCCGTGGGCCACGGTCACCCTCGAGGACCTCGAGGGTGGCATCGACGTGCTGCTGTTCCCCAGCAGCTACCGCCTCGCCGCGCCCTACCTGACCGAGGACGCGATCATCCGGGTCCGCGGCCAGCTCGACACCGAGCGCGACACCGCCCAGCTGCGCGGCCAGGAGGTCACCGTCCCGGACCTGGAGCGCAGCAGCGACGGTCCGGTCGTGATCAGCCTGCCCTCCACGCGCTGCACCGGTCCGGTGGTTGCCCAGCTGCGCGAGGTGCTCAGCACCCACGCCGGGCTGACCGAGGTGCGCCTGCAGCTGTTGAGCCGGGACTCCACCAAGCTCATGCGCCTGGGGGACAATCTCCGGGTGACTCCCTCCTCGGCGCTGTTCGCCGATCTCAAGCAGCTCCTCGGCCCCGGGTGCCTGGCCGGATGA
- the ybaK gene encoding Cys-tRNA(Pro) deacylase produces the protein MAKKKQATGGTPATTALTEAGVAFTVHEYAHDARASSYGEEAAEAMGIDPARVLKTLFADVDGALVVGVVPVSGQLDLKALARAVEGRKAVMADPKAAERATGYVVGGISPLGQRKAHPTVVDASALDHPTVYVSAGKRGMEVELSPAELVRMTAARVAPIRR, from the coding sequence ATGGCGAAGAAGAAGCAGGCCACCGGCGGCACGCCGGCGACCACCGCGCTCACCGAGGCCGGGGTGGCGTTCACCGTGCACGAGTACGCCCACGACGCCCGCGCCTCGTCCTACGGCGAGGAGGCGGCCGAGGCGATGGGCATCGACCCCGCGCGCGTGCTCAAGACCCTCTTCGCCGACGTCGACGGCGCGCTCGTGGTCGGCGTCGTACCGGTCTCGGGCCAGCTCGACCTCAAGGCCCTGGCCCGGGCAGTCGAGGGCCGCAAGGCCGTCATGGCCGACCCCAAGGCGGCCGAGCGGGCCACCGGCTATGTCGTCGGCGGCATCTCGCCGCTGGGTCAGCGCAAGGCGCACCCGACCGTCGTCGACGCCTCCGCGCTCGACCACCCGACCGTCTACGTCTCGGCCGGCAAGCGCGGGATGGAGGTCGAGCTCAGCCCTGCTGAGCTGGTACGGATGACGGCTGCGCGGGTGGCGCCGATTCGGCGCTGA
- a CDS encoding LON peptidase substrate-binding domain-containing protein, which produces MPDQLPMFPLNAVLYPGISVPLHVFEDRYRALVHHLLRVEDPAERLFGSVAIREGYEVGDHGNQSLFRVGVRLQLTEVESHSDGTFDIVAVGRDRIQLDRLRGSGDFPVGEITLLDEPSAAVPQDVVERARATFTAYRHVLGEIAGDPLEGELPRDPAYLAWTLAACTPLPMAEHQQLLEAADPTERLILVTDLLRSELRAMNVITSLPATEVARTKWSPN; this is translated from the coding sequence GTGCCCGACCAGCTGCCGATGTTCCCTCTCAACGCGGTGCTCTACCCGGGGATCAGCGTGCCGTTGCACGTCTTCGAGGACCGCTACCGGGCCCTGGTCCACCACCTGCTGCGCGTGGAGGACCCGGCCGAGCGGCTCTTCGGGTCGGTGGCGATCCGCGAGGGCTACGAGGTCGGCGACCACGGCAACCAGTCGCTCTTCCGGGTCGGGGTCCGGCTCCAGCTGACCGAGGTCGAGTCGCACAGCGACGGCACCTTCGACATCGTCGCGGTGGGCCGCGACCGGATCCAGCTCGACCGGCTCCGCGGCAGCGGCGACTTCCCCGTCGGCGAGATCACCCTGCTCGACGAGCCCTCGGCCGCCGTCCCCCAGGACGTCGTGGAGCGGGCGCGGGCGACCTTCACCGCCTACCGCCACGTCCTCGGCGAGATCGCCGGCGACCCGCTGGAGGGCGAGCTGCCGCGCGACCCGGCGTACCTGGCCTGGACGCTCGCGGCGTGCACGCCGCTGCCGATGGCCGAGCACCAGCAGCTGCTCGAGGCCGCCGACCCGACCGAGCGGCTGATCCTGGTCACCGACCTGCTGCGCTCCGAGCTGCGCGCCATGAACGTGATCACCTCGCTGCCGGCGACCGAGGTCGCGCGCACGAAGTGGTCGCCCAACTGA
- a CDS encoding SRPBCC family protein, translating to MTTTDAPALHEQIEIAAAPADVWSLVADVTRMAEWSPQVTSTRLADPDAPAGVGTRFTNRNAHGELTWTTHAEITRYDAGRSLAFRIDENYVTWSFELEPTTDGGTRLHQRRDAPEGISELSRELTEAFMGGQEAFTVSQRAGMRTTLEGIRGEAETR from the coding sequence ATGACCACCACCGACGCCCCCGCCCTCCACGAGCAGATCGAGATCGCCGCCGCCCCCGCCGACGTCTGGAGCCTCGTCGCCGACGTCACCCGGATGGCCGAGTGGAGCCCCCAGGTCACCTCGACCCGGCTCGCCGACCCCGACGCCCCCGCCGGCGTCGGCACCCGGTTCACCAACCGCAACGCCCACGGCGAGCTCACCTGGACCACCCACGCCGAGATCACCCGGTACGACGCCGGGCGCTCCCTCGCCTTCCGCATCGACGAGAACTACGTGACCTGGTCCTTCGAGCTCGAGCCGACCACCGACGGCGGCACCCGCCTGCACCAGCGCCGCGACGCACCCGAGGGCATCTCCGAGCTCTCCCGCGAGCTGACCGAGGCGTTCATGGGCGGGCAGGAGGCGTTCACCGTCTCCCAGCGCGCCGGGATGCGCACCACGCTCGAGGGCATCCGCGGGGAGGCGGAAACGCGCTAG
- a CDS encoding TetR/AcrR family transcriptional regulator, with translation MTETADGRRRRGDRTRQRAARAAALLATTQGLDGLSVGTLAEASGASKSGLLTVFGNREEILLAAVAEARLLYVEHVIAPAWGSAPGADRLRALLDHWVGYLRAEVFPGGCFVAATSAEYGHRTGRVADAVRALKQEWLDLLVRELTAAGVADPGEAAFRVDAYLVAANTRRELFGDDDALATAHRLALAVLEGRDEAASR, from the coding sequence ATGACCGAAACCGCCGACGGACGCCGTCGCCGCGGCGACCGGACCCGGCAGCGCGCGGCCCGGGCCGCGGCGCTGCTCGCGACCACCCAGGGCCTCGACGGGCTCAGCGTCGGCACGCTCGCCGAGGCGAGCGGGGCGAGCAAGAGCGGGCTGCTCACGGTGTTCGGCAACCGCGAGGAGATCCTGCTGGCGGCTGTCGCCGAGGCCCGGCTCCTGTACGTCGAGCACGTCATCGCTCCCGCCTGGGGGTCCGCGCCCGGAGCGGACCGGCTGCGGGCCCTGCTCGACCACTGGGTGGGCTACCTGCGGGCCGAGGTGTTCCCCGGCGGCTGCTTCGTCGCGGCGACCTCGGCCGAGTACGGCCACCGCACCGGCCGGGTCGCCGACGCCGTCCGGGCGCTCAAGCAGGAGTGGCTCGACCTGCTCGTGCGCGAGCTCACCGCGGCCGGGGTGGCCGACCCCGGCGAGGCCGCGTTCCGGGTCGACGCCTACCTGGTCGCGGCCAACACCCGCCGCGAGCTCTTCGGGGACGACGACGCGCTCGCCACCGCGCACCGGCTGGCGCTCGCGGTGCTCGAGGGCCGTGACGAGGCCGCGTCCCGCTAG